The following are encoded together in the Streptomyces rapamycinicus NRRL 5491 genome:
- a CDS encoding pentapeptide repeat-containing protein, with protein MGSVGFTSARFSSTAWFEGARFAADARFEGALFSGIAGFGGARFTDDVWFGGARFAGSAGFGGARFSGTARFGAADFSDEARFDEARFASTAWFDGARFAGDARFHRTQFAEDARFGGARFSGIAGFDLARFRGGALFSQAQFTDVARFDTALFSGTARFEGTQFAGDAWFHLTQFSGDALFPQARFTAMSWLGPVVCAKTVELSGALFEVPVTLEIAAREVRCERTRWESTATLRLRYATMDLSHAVLFFPVAVNAHPVPFTHGGTMADESLLAGSQHGVRVASVHGVDAAYLVLTDTDLSDCLFSGSFHLDQLRLEGRCNFAATPTGLHFRRSIWPYWWTRRRTLAEEHHWRAQTAGQSPSPTGQAPSPRHWRTGPHHPDPGRTPDPEHLAALYRQLRKAFEDSKDEPGAADFYYGEMEMRRHDLVGTPPGERGLLWGYWLTSGYGLRASRALVWLAVAMTATIALMMGLGLPDSSRNRRRPAPSPPLADE; from the coding sequence TTGGGCAGTGTCGGGTTCACGAGCGCGCGCTTCTCCAGCACCGCCTGGTTCGAGGGCGCGCGGTTCGCCGCAGACGCCCGGTTCGAGGGGGCGCTTTTCTCCGGCATCGCCGGGTTCGGCGGGGCGCGGTTCACCGACGACGTCTGGTTCGGTGGAGCGCGGTTCGCGGGCAGCGCCGGGTTCGGTGGGGCGCGGTTCTCGGGCACCGCCCGGTTCGGCGCAGCGGATTTCAGCGATGAGGCCCGGTTCGATGAGGCACGCTTCGCGAGCACAGCCTGGTTCGACGGGGCGCGCTTCGCGGGCGATGCCCGGTTTCACCGGACGCAGTTCGCCGAGGATGCCCGGTTCGGCGGGGCGCGGTTCTCCGGCATCGCCGGATTCGACCTGGCCCGGTTCCGCGGTGGCGCTCTATTTTCCCAGGCGCAGTTCACCGACGTCGCCCGGTTCGACACGGCGCTGTTCTCGGGCACCGCCAGGTTCGAGGGGACACAGTTCGCCGGCGACGCCTGGTTCCACCTCACCCAGTTCTCCGGTGACGCCCTGTTCCCCCAGGCCCGATTCACGGCGATGTCGTGGCTCGGGCCGGTGGTGTGCGCGAAGACGGTCGAGCTGTCAGGTGCGCTGTTCGAGGTACCGGTGACGCTGGAGATCGCAGCGCGTGAAGTGCGTTGCGAGCGGACTCGGTGGGAATCGACGGCCACGTTGCGCCTGCGCTACGCCACGATGGACCTCAGCCACGCCGTGCTCTTCTTCCCCGTGGCAGTCAACGCTCACCCCGTCCCCTTTACACACGGCGGCACGATGGCGGACGAGAGCCTGCTGGCAGGATCCCAGCACGGCGTACGGGTGGCCTCGGTACACGGGGTGGACGCCGCGTACCTGGTCCTGACCGACACCGACCTGAGCGATTGTCTGTTCTCCGGTAGCTTCCACCTCGACCAACTCCGCCTGGAGGGCCGGTGCAACTTCGCGGCCACCCCCACCGGCCTCCACTTCCGCCGCTCCATATGGCCTTACTGGTGGACCCGGCGACGCACCCTGGCCGAAGAGCACCACTGGCGCGCGCAGACGGCCGGCCAATCGCCCTCGCCTACGGGGCAGGCGCCCTCTCCCCGGCACTGGCGCACCGGGCCGCACCACCCCGACCCCGGCCGCACTCCCGACCCGGAGCACCTGGCCGCGCTCTACCGGCAACTGCGCAAGGCTTTCGAGGACAGCAAGGACGAGCCCGGCGCCGCCGACTTCTACTACGGCGAGATGGAGATGCGCCGCCACGACCTCGTCGGCACGCCGCCCGGCGAACGGGGCTTGCTGTGGGGTTACTGGCTGACCTCCGGCTACGGTCTGCGCGCCTCCCGCGCCCTGGTCTGGCTCGCGGTGGCCATGACCGCCACCATCGCGTTGATGATGGGCCTGGGCCTGCCCGACTCCTCCCGAAACAGACGGCGTCCGGCACCATCCCCGCCGCTGGCGGACGAGTGA
- a CDS encoding DUF6247 family protein, whose product MSETAADGHGPLIPQPKTTAEDLRAALVQIAPNQVAAFDAERTAAVEAARSQVDAAPMRRFLRRWALTVAIERVPARAARLSELEARAGQVEELAEGRAIAAEVAAIHAEAAAEACIDGRSAG is encoded by the coding sequence ATGAGCGAAACAGCAGCGGACGGACACGGGCCCCTGATCCCGCAGCCCAAGACCACGGCGGAGGACCTGCGCGCGGCTCTGGTGCAGATCGCCCCGAACCAGGTGGCCGCGTTCGACGCCGAGCGGACGGCTGCGGTGGAGGCGGCCCGCAGCCAGGTCGACGCGGCCCCCATGCGCCGGTTCCTACGGCGGTGGGCGCTCACGGTGGCAATCGAGCGTGTACCTGCTCGTGCCGCGCGCCTGAGCGAGCTGGAGGCCCGCGCAGGGCAGGTGGAGGAGCTGGCCGAGGGGCGTGCCATCGCCGCCGAGGTGGCAGCCATCCATGCGGAGGCAGCGGCTGAAGCCTGCATCGACGGGCGGAGCGCCGGGTGA